A single Microbacterium protaetiae DNA region contains:
- a CDS encoding transglutaminase TgpA family protein encodes MSLAIASWVALLAALVPLASVIAPGAWIAGVLVVSLAVLAAGFIARRATLPALVVSLIEAAVWVGLVTGIFLREAAIVFVVPTLHAFRLVPELIADAMQQIQTGVAPLPETTALAFCIVTAAGLIMIVVDHVVITARMPLAAAIALIAVSLIPSLAVPGPFDVIGFVVLAAAILFLLRAETGTRYQPPRAAPTAPGSTSAIAASIGLVAVLVAVAATPLLPTPPSRASWGPGGSTINASLDLGRDLRRPDPVTVLTLTTTGVGAPYLRAASLSSFNDDIWKPDFTATAPLGDGDGLGISDAGADIAVKKTTTKIHIEHLSARYLPVPYPATDVTGVGDGWLAMTSNRTIVSNGTTSTSGADYTVTTEVPEPTLEQIEASTAHSGDADTLGLQAVIPTIITEDARRVTAGTTTDYDALLALQNWFRGPDFQYSLSAPVQEGFDGSGVSAIASFLEAKSGYCVHFASAFAMMARVLGMSSRIVVGYLPGTPDTSGIVNGDSVVYTVSSTQLHAWPEVYFSGIGWVAFEPTKSLGAPTGFLPASAGGGDDVSPTDAPSATPTTAPSPSDRADPDGLRADDANTGDSAHAGVNLLPWALGAAGVVLLLLVPLLCGTLRRRRRDAAAHHGDTLAAWNSVRDAAIDLGIPVPVSESARVFGARLVRDHGAPEAETLRLVHAVEQAAYADAGGTRDGRAVVDAAAAVRTGLYLSVSGGARTRALLFPRSLLVRPGSVFARDGARDGASTPTR; translated from the coding sequence GTGTCCCTGGCGATCGCATCGTGGGTGGCGCTGCTGGCGGCCCTGGTGCCGCTGGCGAGCGTCATAGCACCGGGCGCGTGGATCGCCGGAGTGCTCGTGGTCTCGCTCGCCGTGCTCGCGGCCGGCTTCATCGCACGCCGGGCGACTCTGCCGGCCCTGGTGGTCAGCCTCATCGAGGCAGCGGTGTGGGTGGGGCTTGTCACCGGTATCTTCCTGCGCGAGGCGGCCATCGTCTTCGTCGTGCCGACGCTGCACGCATTCCGGCTGGTTCCCGAGCTCATCGCCGACGCCATGCAGCAGATCCAGACCGGCGTCGCGCCGCTGCCCGAGACCACCGCGCTCGCGTTCTGCATCGTGACGGCCGCGGGGCTGATCATGATCGTCGTCGACCACGTCGTGATCACCGCGCGGATGCCGCTGGCAGCCGCCATCGCACTGATTGCGGTGTCGTTGATCCCGTCGCTGGCCGTTCCCGGGCCGTTCGACGTCATCGGGTTCGTGGTGCTGGCCGCCGCGATCCTTTTCCTGCTGCGGGCCGAGACCGGCACCCGATATCAGCCGCCGCGGGCAGCGCCGACCGCGCCCGGCAGCACGTCGGCGATCGCCGCGTCGATCGGGCTGGTGGCGGTGCTGGTCGCCGTGGCCGCCACCCCGTTGCTGCCGACGCCGCCCTCGCGTGCCTCGTGGGGTCCGGGCGGATCGACCATCAACGCCTCGCTCGATCTCGGGCGCGATCTGCGCCGGCCCGACCCGGTCACCGTGCTCACCCTGACCACGACCGGCGTCGGGGCGCCCTATCTGCGCGCGGCCAGCCTGTCGTCGTTCAACGACGACATCTGGAAGCCGGATTTCACCGCGACCGCGCCGCTGGGCGACGGCGATGGCCTGGGCATCTCCGACGCCGGCGCGGACATCGCCGTCAAGAAGACGACCACGAAGATCCACATCGAGCACCTCAGCGCCCGCTATCTGCCCGTTCCGTACCCGGCGACCGACGTGACCGGCGTCGGCGACGGCTGGCTGGCGATGACATCGAACCGCACCATCGTCAGCAACGGCACGACATCGACCTCGGGAGCCGACTACACGGTGACCACCGAGGTGCCGGAGCCGACCCTCGAGCAGATCGAGGCGAGCACAGCACACAGCGGCGATGCCGACACTCTCGGACTGCAGGCGGTCATTCCGACGATCATCACCGAGGACGCCCGCCGGGTCACGGCGGGGACGACCACCGACTACGACGCCCTGCTCGCGCTGCAGAACTGGTTCCGCGGCCCCGATTTCCAGTACTCGCTGTCCGCACCCGTGCAAGAGGGCTTCGACGGTTCGGGCGTGTCGGCGATCGCCTCGTTCCTCGAAGCGAAGAGCGGTTACTGCGTCCACTTCGCGTCGGCGTTCGCGATGATGGCGCGGGTGCTGGGGATGTCGTCGCGCATCGTCGTCGGATATCTGCCGGGCACGCCCGACACCTCGGGCATCGTCAACGGCGACTCCGTCGTCTACACCGTCTCGAGCACACAATTGCACGCGTGGCCCGAGGTCTACTTCTCGGGAATCGGCTGGGTGGCGTTCGAGCCGACGAAGAGTCTGGGCGCCCCGACCGGTTTCCTGCCCGCCTCTGCGGGCGGCGGCGACGATGTCAGTCCCACCGACGCGCCGTCGGCGACACCGACCACCGCGCCCAGTCCCTCCGACCGGGCCGACCCCGACGGTCTGCGCGCCGACGACGCGAACACCGGCGACAGCGCGCACGCGGGCGTGAATCTGCTGCCGTGGGCGCTGGGCGCGGCCGGCGTCGTGCTGCTGCTGCTCGTACCGCTGCTGTGCGGCACGCTGCGTCGGCGGCGTCGGGATGCCGCGGCTCACCACGGCGACACTCTGGCCGCCTGGAACTCCGTGCGCGATGCGGCGATCGACCTGGGCATTCCGGTGCCGGTCTCGGAGTCGGCGCGGGTCTTCGGCGCGCGCCTCGTCCGTGATCACGGGGCGCCTGAGGCCGAGACGCTGCGCCTCGTGCACGCGGTGGAGCAGGCCGCTTACGCGGATGCGGGCGGCACACGCGACGGGCGTGCGGTGGTGGATGCCGCAGCCGCGGTGCGCACCGGGCTGTATCTGTCGGTGAGCGGCGGTGCACGGACGCGGGCGTTGCTTTTCCCCCGCTCGCTGTTGGTGCGGCCGGGCAGCGTTTTCGCTCG
- a CDS encoding DUF58 domain-containing protein has product MRRAWPLTVRGTAAGVLALACFIAAAQLGSVQLLAFGVFLVALVVVSLIALHITRRDVSLSRTSSPATVAVGDDTRVTVHVGVRTALPTTPGTWEDRVPEGLDGRSDGRFPALGSGLRGGDRAVDLVYELHATQRGIHWLGPLDLTIRDPFGIARRVAEVGETTRLIVTPQCIDLPPLTAFAGATGGMLQATTTRLGQGTDNLIARPYQPGDSMRRIHWRATAHRDMLMVRQEEQESTPEATVVLDRAKSRWGEDAAARPGADASFEAAVDACVSAVNALVRDGYAVQVVDVDGSPLSEVVPGGEQSAVAVLVARFATVTAAGSLSLAALTRLWSGSTTGPLVLITGALTAADVDVLAPVPAHSAHPVLLSTEPADEVIERAAATGWYAASIAPGTSLRDAWLRVSHADVTAAEAAS; this is encoded by the coding sequence ATGAGACGCGCCTGGCCGCTCACCGTCCGGGGCACCGCCGCAGGCGTGCTGGCCCTGGCGTGCTTCATCGCGGCAGCCCAACTCGGTTCGGTGCAGCTGCTGGCCTTCGGGGTGTTCCTGGTGGCGCTGGTGGTGGTCAGCCTGATAGCCCTGCACATCACGCGGCGTGACGTGTCGCTGAGCCGCACCTCGTCTCCGGCCACCGTCGCCGTCGGCGACGACACGCGGGTCACCGTGCACGTGGGCGTGCGCACCGCGCTGCCGACGACGCCCGGAACCTGGGAAGACCGCGTGCCCGAGGGCCTCGACGGGCGCTCCGACGGCCGCTTTCCCGCACTCGGGTCGGGGCTGCGCGGCGGTGACCGCGCTGTCGACCTGGTCTATGAACTGCATGCGACCCAGCGCGGCATCCATTGGCTCGGACCCCTCGATCTGACCATCCGCGATCCGTTCGGCATCGCCCGCCGCGTGGCCGAAGTGGGCGAGACCACGCGCCTCATCGTCACACCGCAGTGCATCGACCTGCCACCGCTGACCGCTTTCGCCGGGGCGACGGGTGGGATGCTGCAGGCCACGACGACGCGTTTGGGCCAGGGCACCGACAACCTGATAGCACGCCCGTATCAACCGGGCGATTCGATGCGACGCATCCACTGGCGGGCCACAGCACATCGCGACATGCTCATGGTGCGGCAAGAAGAGCAGGAGTCGACGCCCGAGGCCACGGTGGTCCTGGACCGCGCGAAGAGCCGATGGGGCGAGGATGCCGCGGCGCGGCCGGGTGCCGACGCGTCGTTCGAGGCGGCCGTGGACGCCTGCGTGTCGGCCGTGAATGCGCTCGTGCGCGACGGCTATGCCGTGCAGGTGGTCGATGTTGACGGTTCGCCGTTGTCAGAAGTCGTGCCCGGCGGTGAGCAATCGGCCGTGGCGGTTCTCGTGGCCCGGTTCGCAACTGTCACGGCGGCCGGCTCGCTGAGCCTTGCCGCCCTGACCCGACTGTGGTCGGGATCGACCACAGGGCCGCTCGTGCTCATCACCGGCGCGCTGACCGCCGCCGACGTCGACGTTCTCGCGCCGGTCCCCGCGCACAGCGCACATCCCGTGCTGCTGAGCACCGAGCCCGCCGACGAGGTGATCGAGCGCGCCGCCGCGACCGGTTGGTATGCGGCATCCATCGCCCCCGGCACCTCACTGCGCGACGCATGGCTGCGCGTCTCACACGCCGACGTGACCGCCGCCGAGGCGGCATCATGA
- a CDS encoding RimK family alpha-L-glutamate ligase, with protein sequence MKIAILSRAPQSYSTQRLRTAAAQRGHQVKVLNTLRFAIDLASSEPDLWFRGRPLSDYDAVLPRIGNSITYFGTAVVRQFEQMDVYTPNTANGIANARDKLRANQILSRHNIALPPTAFVRNRADVRPAIERVGGAPVVIKLLEGTQGIGVILAPQVKVAEAIIETLHSTKQNVLIQKFIAESRGRDIRALVVGDRVVAAMRRVAGGDEFRSNVHRGGTVEPVTLDPAFEEAAVRSAQIMGLRVAGVDMLESEDGPLVMEVNSSPGLQGIETATKLDVAGAIIDFMANQVGFPEIDVRQRLTVSTGYGVAELLVHADAGLVGQNLGESGLWERDITVLTLHRGATVIPNPRKGVVLEVGDRLLCFGKLEEMRSMIPERRRRRQRVRRLPREPIPES encoded by the coding sequence ATGAAAATCGCGATCCTCTCCCGCGCGCCGCAGTCGTATTCGACGCAGCGGCTGCGTACCGCCGCCGCGCAGCGCGGACACCAGGTCAAGGTGCTCAACACGTTGCGGTTCGCGATCGACCTCGCCAGCTCAGAACCCGACCTGTGGTTCCGCGGTCGTCCGCTCAGCGACTACGACGCGGTGCTGCCGCGCATCGGCAACTCGATCACCTACTTCGGCACCGCGGTGGTGCGCCAGTTCGAGCAGATGGACGTGTACACGCCCAACACCGCGAACGGCATCGCCAACGCGCGCGACAAGCTGCGGGCGAACCAGATCCTCTCGCGGCACAACATCGCCTTGCCGCCGACGGCCTTCGTGCGAAACCGCGCCGACGTGCGGCCCGCCATCGAGCGGGTCGGTGGAGCGCCGGTCGTGATCAAGCTGCTCGAGGGCACGCAGGGGATCGGGGTGATCCTCGCCCCGCAGGTCAAGGTCGCCGAGGCGATCATCGAGACGTTGCATTCGACGAAGCAGAACGTGCTCATCCAGAAGTTCATCGCCGAGAGCCGGGGCCGTGACATCCGCGCTCTGGTCGTCGGCGACCGCGTCGTGGCTGCGATGCGGCGGGTGGCAGGCGGCGACGAGTTCCGCTCGAATGTGCACCGTGGCGGCACCGTCGAGCCCGTGACGCTCGACCCGGCCTTCGAAGAGGCCGCCGTGCGCAGCGCGCAGATCATGGGGTTGCGGGTGGCCGGCGTCGACATGCTCGAAAGTGAAGACGGCCCGCTGGTCATGGAAGTCAACTCGTCACCGGGGCTGCAAGGCATCGAGACGGCGACGAAACTGGATGTCGCGGGCGCGATCATCGACTTCATGGCCAATCAGGTCGGATTTCCCGAGATCGATGTGCGCCAGCGGCTCACGGTCTCGACCGGGTACGGCGTCGCGGAGTTGCTCGTGCACGCCGATGCCGGACTGGTCGGACAGAACCTCGGCGAGTCGGGCCTGTGGGAGCGCGACATCACCGTGCTCACGCTGCATCGCGGGGCCACCGTGATCCCGAACCCGCGCAAGGGCGTCGTGCTCGAAGTGGGCGACCGGCTGCTGTGCTTCGGCAAGCTCGAAGAGATGCGCTCGATGATCCCCGAGCGCAGACGGCGGCGTCAACGCGTGCGCCGGCTGCCACGCGAGCCGATCCCCGAGTCCTGA
- a CDS encoding AAA family ATPase: protein MQQTTTSSPAPSDAPQMSPTDFAETTARIVAEVSRVIDGKPDAVRSALVTLLAEGHLLIEDVPGVGKTMLARALAATVDATVRRIQFTPDLLPSDVTGISVFNPGEREFEFKPGAVFANIVIADEINRSSPKTQSALLEAMEEGQVTVDGRTHPLPDPFLVVATQNPLEMEGTYALPEAQRDRFMMRISMGYPDAAAEAQMLRERDVANPLTAITPVTDAASVRALISWARRVHVSSPVEQYAVALAQATRVHPDLRLGASPRATLQLVRAAKVWAALDGRAFVIPDDITALLIPVFAHRLIPARATSVRGRSGPDAVTAILQRLISTVAVPLTPGA from the coding sequence ATGCAGCAGACGACGACATCCTCCCCCGCGCCCTCCGACGCCCCGCAGATGAGCCCGACCGATTTCGCAGAGACCACGGCACGCATCGTCGCGGAGGTGTCGCGGGTCATCGACGGCAAGCCCGACGCCGTACGCAGTGCCCTGGTCACGCTGCTGGCCGAGGGTCATCTGCTGATCGAAGACGTGCCGGGCGTGGGCAAGACCATGCTCGCACGGGCATTGGCGGCGACCGTCGATGCGACAGTACGCCGCATCCAATTCACCCCCGACCTTCTGCCCAGCGACGTCACCGGGATCTCGGTGTTCAATCCGGGCGAGCGCGAGTTCGAGTTCAAGCCCGGCGCGGTGTTCGCCAACATCGTGATCGCCGATGAGATCAACCGTTCTTCGCCGAAGACCCAGTCGGCGCTGCTGGAGGCCATGGAAGAGGGGCAGGTCACCGTCGACGGACGCACGCATCCCCTCCCCGATCCGTTCCTGGTCGTCGCCACGCAGAACCCGCTCGAGATGGAGGGCACGTATGCCCTGCCCGAGGCCCAGCGCGATCGATTCATGATGCGCATCTCAATGGGCTACCCCGACGCCGCCGCCGAGGCGCAGATGCTGCGTGAGCGCGACGTCGCCAACCCGCTGACGGCCATCACCCCGGTCACCGACGCCGCCTCGGTGCGGGCCCTCATCTCGTGGGCGCGACGTGTGCACGTCTCGTCTCCGGTCGAGCAGTATGCGGTCGCGCTGGCGCAGGCCACCCGGGTGCACCCCGACCTGCGCCTGGGTGCCAGCCCCCGAGCGACGCTGCAGCTCGTGCGGGCCGCGAAGGTCTGGGCGGCACTGGACGGCCGGGCCTTCGTCATTCCCGACGACATCACCGCGCTGCTGATTCCGGTGTTCGCGCACCGGCTCATCCCCGCACGCGCGACCAGCGTGCGCGGGCGCAGTGGCCCCGATGCCGTCACCGCTATCCTGCAGCGCCTGATCTCCACGGTGGCGGTGCCGCTCACACCCGGAGCATGA
- the pta gene encoding phosphate acetyltransferase — protein sequence MAQSIFITSAEGHSGKSTIALGVLDALSHATGRVGVFRSIARSTAERDYVLEMLLEHDGVELDYDECIGVTYDDVRADPEAALGVIVERYKSVETQCDAVVILGSDFTDVGSPAELGYNARIAANLGAPVLLVLGGRSQEGLGEQLGKTQARTPAQMGQIAALALAELAHGRAELFAVVANRTDPDALVETIAEVKAVVDASALRDGIPVWALPEDRFLVAPSMRGVMRSLDATLLKGDPELLTREVLDVVVAGMSMDNVLPRLEDSAVVVVAADRTDVLLATLLANASGTFPSLAGIALNGPFPLPEAIDRLIDGLGSSLPIISTEYGTYETALRIMRTRGRLAADSQRRYDTALAMFEQHVDVDELTRALGLARSTAVTPLMFGYELVERARADRKRIVLPEGDDDRVLRAAATVLARGIADVTILGDPDAVRGRATELGIDIGSADILSPFDAAHVDRFAREYERLRAHKGMTYARAADTVTDVSYFGTLMVHLGLADGMVSGAAHTTAHTIRPAFEIIKTKPGVSVVSSVFLMALADRVLVYGDCAVIPDPSSEQLADIAISSAATAAQFGIDPRVAMLSYSTGESGAGEDVEKVRAATALVRERAPQLLVEGPIQYDAAADAAVAAAKMPGSQVAGRATVFIFPDLNTGNNTYKAVQRSAGAVAIGPVLQGLNKPINDLSRGALVDDIVNTIAITAIQAQGEASTTTGESA from the coding sequence GTGGCGCAGAGCATCTTCATCACGTCGGCAGAAGGCCATTCCGGCAAGTCCACGATCGCTCTCGGGGTGCTCGACGCGCTCAGTCACGCGACCGGGCGTGTGGGCGTTTTTCGATCGATTGCGCGGTCGACCGCCGAACGCGACTACGTGCTCGAGATGCTGCTCGAACACGACGGGGTCGAGCTCGACTATGACGAATGCATCGGGGTGACCTACGACGATGTGCGCGCCGACCCCGAGGCGGCGCTGGGAGTGATCGTCGAGCGGTACAAGTCGGTCGAGACGCAATGCGATGCCGTGGTCATTCTCGGCAGCGATTTCACCGATGTGGGCAGCCCGGCCGAACTGGGCTACAACGCCCGCATCGCTGCGAATCTCGGCGCGCCGGTGCTATTGGTCCTGGGTGGCCGCTCGCAGGAGGGGCTGGGCGAGCAGCTCGGCAAGACGCAGGCGCGCACGCCCGCACAGATGGGACAGATCGCCGCTCTCGCCCTCGCCGAACTGGCGCACGGGCGGGCAGAACTGTTCGCGGTGGTCGCCAACCGCACCGACCCCGACGCACTGGTCGAGACGATCGCCGAGGTGAAGGCGGTGGTGGATGCCTCGGCTCTGCGCGACGGCATCCCGGTGTGGGCTCTTCCCGAGGATCGCTTCTTGGTCGCCCCGTCGATGCGCGGCGTGATGCGCTCGCTGGATGCGACCCTGCTCAAGGGCGATCCCGAACTGCTCACCCGCGAGGTGCTCGATGTCGTGGTCGCCGGGATGTCGATGGACAACGTGCTGCCACGGTTGGAAGACAGCGCCGTCGTCGTGGTCGCCGCCGATCGCACCGATGTGTTGCTGGCGACACTGCTGGCCAACGCGTCGGGCACGTTCCCGTCGCTGGCGGGCATCGCGCTGAACGGGCCCTTTCCGCTGCCCGAGGCCATCGACCGGCTGATCGACGGGCTCGGCTCGTCGCTGCCGATCATCAGCACCGAATACGGCACGTATGAGACGGCGCTGCGCATCATGCGCACCCGCGGCCGCCTGGCCGCCGACTCGCAGCGCCGTTATGACACGGCGCTGGCGATGTTCGAGCAGCACGTCGACGTCGACGAGCTCACGCGCGCGCTGGGCCTGGCCCGTTCCACGGCGGTCACCCCGCTGATGTTCGGCTATGAGCTCGTCGAGCGCGCCCGTGCCGACCGCAAGCGCATCGTGCTGCCCGAAGGTGACGATGACCGCGTGCTGCGGGCCGCGGCAACCGTCTTGGCACGCGGCATCGCCGATGTCACGATCCTGGGCGACCCCGACGCCGTCCGCGGCCGCGCGACCGAACTGGGAATCGACATCGGGTCCGCCGACATTCTGAGCCCGTTCGACGCCGCGCACGTCGACCGGTTCGCACGGGAGTACGAGCGGCTGCGCGCCCACAAGGGCATGACGTACGCACGCGCCGCCGACACGGTGACCGACGTCTCGTACTTCGGCACGCTCATGGTGCATCTGGGGCTGGCCGACGGGATGGTCTCGGGCGCTGCCCACACGACCGCGCACACGATCCGGCCCGCGTTCGAGATCATCAAGACCAAGCCGGGTGTCTCGGTCGTCTCCAGCGTCTTTCTCATGGCGCTCGCCGACCGAGTGCTGGTGTACGGCGACTGCGCGGTGATCCCCGACCCGTCCAGCGAGCAGCTGGCCGACATCGCCATCTCGTCTGCGGCCACGGCCGCGCAGTTCGGCATCGACCCGAGAGTGGCGATGCTGTCGTACTCCACGGGAGAGTCGGGTGCCGGCGAAGACGTCGAGAAGGTGCGAGCCGCCACCGCCCTCGTGCGCGAACGTGCCCCGCAGCTGCTGGTCGAGGGGCCGATCCAGTACGACGCGGCCGCCGATGCCGCCGTCGCCGCCGCCAAGATGCCGGGCTCGCAGGTCGCGGGCCGTGCAACGGTGTTCATCTTTCCCGACCTGAACACCGGCAACAACACCTACAAGGCCGTGCAGCGCTCGGCCGGCGCTGTGGCCATCGGCCCGGTGCTGCAGGGTCTGAACAAACCG
- a CDS encoding ATP-dependent zinc protease gives MTEVIHPSTIAGWREWVGLPELGIGWMKAKLDTGARSSSLHAFDIQPVEGSPDRVRFRVLPWQESDDDAVDHECAVHDRRIVRSSSGHTEERYVVLMDLVLLGRRISAEVTLSNRDEMGFRMLIGREALRQGFIVDPARSYLGGRAPRSARRRNRGQD, from the coding sequence ATGACCGAGGTTATCCATCCAAGCACCATCGCGGGGTGGCGCGAATGGGTCGGCCTGCCCGAACTCGGCATCGGCTGGATGAAGGCCAAACTCGACACCGGCGCCCGCTCATCGTCGCTGCACGCCTTCGACATCCAGCCTGTCGAGGGAAGCCCTGATCGGGTGCGGTTCCGCGTGCTGCCCTGGCAGGAGTCCGACGACGACGCGGTCGACCACGAGTGCGCGGTGCACGACCGGCGCATCGTGCGCAGTTCATCGGGGCACACCGAGGAGCGCTACGTCGTTCTGATGGATCTCGTGCTGCTGGGCCGGCGGATCAGCGCCGAGGTGACCCTCTCGAACCGCGATGAGATGGGCTTTCGCATGCTGATCGGGCGCGAGGCCCTGCGCCAGGGCTTCATCGTCGATCCGGCGCGCTCGTACCTCGGCGGCCGTGCTCCACGGTCGGCCCGCCGACGCAATCGCGGACAGGACTGA